TACGACGTGCTCTCCATGGCGTCGGGTCTGCAGTGGAACGAGAACTATGATCCGGGGAACCTGACGGACTCCGACGTCATCCAGATGATCCTGCTGTCGGAGGATCAGCTCGACTACGCAGCGTCGCGCCCGCTGGAGGTCCCGCCCGGTACTCGTTGGAGCTACTCGAGCGGCGACACGATGCTGCTCTCCGCAGTGCTGGAGGTCGTCACCGGCGGACATGCCGCTGCCTACGCGCGCGAAAAGCTGTTCGGTCCGATCGGAATGGACCCGGTCGATTGGTGGCTCGACACGGTCGGTCGGACCGCGACCTACTGCTGCATCGACACGCCGACGCGCCAGTTTGCGAAGTTCGGTCTCCTCTATCTGCGGGGCGGGACCTGGGACGGCACCCGGGTAGTGTCGGCAGATTGGGTCGCGGCGTCGACGTCGCCCAGCGTGGTCGGCCACTACGGATACCAGTGGTGGCTCGGCTCCACGCCGGGCGGACGCGACATGTTCAGCGCCATCGGTGTCGACGGCCAATACATCTACGTGATCCCGGGTCTCGACCTCGTCGTGGTGCGCAATGCGCACTACGACAAGTACGACGGCGAGCCGCAGGCGGATCCGTCTCTGTGGAGTCTGCTTCCTAGCGGCGGCCTCGTGCCGGGGCTCGGCAGCATCCCGCCCGACAGTTGGAGCGACGATGAGTTCCTGGAGCACATCGAGGGGGCCGTTCTGCGCTGAAGGCCAGGAGGTGATCGAAACCCCGTTCGACCCCGTCTATCAGTATGCCGGCGCGTTCGGCTACTGGCGCAACTCCCTCGTTCGGGTGACCGAAACCTGAACGTGACGGGGTAGAGGATCCGCCCCGGCTCGCGAGATCGCGCGGCGCCGAGGTCCAAAAGGGGCTACGTCGCCGGTCCGCCTGTCGCGGCCGTTCGTGTTAGGAAGCCGACTGATGGCGTCGCTGAGTTTCATCGAGGCAGAGAACGAACGGTACGCGGCCACTCTCGTGTTCCTCCACGGCCTGTGGGCCGGACCCGAGATCTGGCGAGCTCTGGCCCTCGGCTTTGCCCACCGTGGCTGGCGGTGTGCGGTGGTGGATGCGCGCGAGACCGCCCCGCAGCGGCCGTCGTTCGGCGAGTGGTGCGACGACGTTGCGGAGCAGATCTCCGGGCTTGAGCTGCCCGCCATCACCATCGGGCACGACGCCGGCGGGCTCGTCGGGTTGAACCTCGCGACGCGCGGGGCTGTGATGGCATCGGTCGCCGTCGCACCTCTCCTCGCTGGCCCGAAGGCGCTCCTCGATCCGGTGACGCGCGTGCGCGCTCGGTTGGGATTGGGCGCGGTCGAGCCGCCCGCAGTGCAGCATGCCTACCGCAACGCTGGCACTCCCGAGGTGCGTGAGATTCTCACGAGGGCCCTGACCCTGGAGCCTGCCGCGCGAATCGGTTCGCTGCGCGGTGCTGCGATTCAGCCCGGTGCGGCTGCAGTTCCGTCGCTCCTCGTGGCGCAGGCCCAGGACGCAATCGTCCCGTCGGCATTGGTCGAAATCACCGCTGCGGGAATCGAGGCCGATGCGCTGGCCTTGCCGGGAAGTCACTGGCCGATGTTGGAGCCGAACCCGGATGCGTGGATCTCGCCGATCCATAGGTGGCTCGTGCGGAAGATCGGCCCGTCGCTGCTGTTGCTACGGGGAGACGAAGATCTGGTCGACGAGTGAGTGCGGGCGGGGCCGCGCGTCAGGACGGTTCTTTGTCCGGCTGCGCGGACTCGCTCTCGCCGTCGGTGTCACTGTCTTCGACCGGCTCCAAGAACGTGTGCAGACCGCACTCGGTTTTGCCGCTTCCGGCCCAGCGACCGGCGCGCTCGTCCTCTCCAGCCAGGATGGGCCGGGTGCAGGGGAAGCAGCCGATGCTGGCGTATCCCTGCTCGAACAGCGGGTGGGTCGGGATGTCGTGCCGAGTCATGTACTCGTAGGTGTCTTTCGACGTCCAGTTGGCCAGCGGGTTCACCTTCAAAATGTCGCCCTGCAGGCGCTCGGCGATCTTCATGCCGGCGCGGGTTCCGGCCTGGTCACGGCGGCGTCCGTTGATCCAGGCGCGAACGCCGCGAAGCGCGAGTTGGAGCGGCTCGACCTTGTTGATCTTGCAGCATAGATCGGGATCGCGCTGATGGAGCTCGTCGCCGTACTTCGCGATGAACTCCGGACGTGGCATGGTCGACGACAGGTTCTGAATTGGCAGGCCGAAGCGGGAAACCAACTCGTCTCGGTACGCGAGGGTCTCGGGAAAGTGGTAGCCCGTATCGATGAAGAGGATCGGCGTTTCCGGGGCGATGTCGCGCAACATGTGCGCGATCGCGACGCCTTCGTGCTGGAATGACATCGTGAGGACGGCATCGGGCGCGAAGGTATCGGTGATCCAACGAAGGATCTCTGCGGGCGGCGAGGTCTCGAAGATCTCGTTCCGGCGGGCCAGATCCAGGCCCGCGGCGCCGCCGTTGCCGGATTCCGCCATATCGACGGGCTACCACAGCCCCGGAACTGCGGCAATTCTGGCGGTTCGCCGCCTGTAGGAAGGGAGATTTGGTGCGCGCAATCGGTTTGATGTCCGGAACGTCGCTCGACGGGATGGACGCTGCCCTGGTCCGGGTTCGGCGGCGCGTCGGTGCCGGCCCTGGGGGCTATCGGGCGAATCTCGAGGCCTTCCGGACGCTCCCGTATCCGGCGGCATTGCGCCGGATCGTTAGTGAAATCGCGCACGGCGCCGCCGTGGATGCCCGGACGCTCGCCGAGGCCGACCGGGGCGTCGCGGAACTGGGGGCGAGGGCCGCTGCCGCCGTCGCGCGAAAGGCAGATGTCCCCCTCGGCGGGGTCGGTGTGATCGGGAGTCACGGCCAGACAGTTTTCCACGGACCGGCAATCGACGCGGGGCCGACGACGATGCAGATCGGGTCGCCCGCACGGATCGCGAACCTCACCGGCGCGACGACCGTCGGCGACTTTCGCACCGCGGACCTGGCTGCCGGAGGATGTGGCGCGCCTCTGATGCCGATTGTGCATCGGATGCTCGCCGCCGACGCGAAGAAGCGGCGCGCCGTTCAGAACATTGGCGGCATCGGCAACGTGACCTGGCTCGGTCGCGGCGGTCGGAAGATGACGGCATTCGACACCGGCCCGGGCGTCATGCTGATCGATCGAATGACGGGCCGCGTGTCGCGCGGACAGCAGCGGTTCGATCGGGGGGGACGGTTTGCCCGCCGCGGGCGTATCGACCGGGAGCTCGTCGCGGAGCTCCTTCGCGAGCCGTATTTCCGGCGGCGTCCGCCGAAGGCGACCGGCCGTGAGGCATTCGGCGAGGG
This DNA window, taken from Candidatus Binatia bacterium, encodes the following:
- a CDS encoding serine hydrolase, whose protein sequence is MPADTGYRVVLMHPSFSAMVLASALLASNLIGCGDGSTSGSPGGLEAWPTPGWRVEAPDNHHMDAATLDGARAYAFGEGKNTQGVVVVRGGVIVGEWYEEGRDETWFGTSWSVAKSFTSALIGIAIGEGLIEGVDVSMADFIPQWRGTEKEAITLYDVLSMASGLQWNENYDPGNLTDSDVIQMILLSEDQLDYAASRPLEVPPGTRWSYSSGDTMLLSAVLEVVTGGHAAAYAREKLFGPIGMDPVDWWLDTVGRTATYCCIDTPTRQFAKFGLLYLRGGTWDGTRVVSADWVAASTSPSVVGHYGYQWWLGSTPGGRDMFSAIGVDGQYIYVIPGLDLVVVRNAHYDKYDGEPQADPSLWSLLPSGGLVPGLGSIPPDSWSDDEFLEHIEGAVLR
- a CDS encoding alpha/beta hydrolase, translating into MASLSFIEAENERYAATLVFLHGLWAGPEIWRALALGFAHRGWRCAVVDARETAPQRPSFGEWCDDVAEQISGLELPAITIGHDAGGLVGLNLATRGAVMASVAVAPLLAGPKALLDPVTRVRARLGLGAVEPPAVQHAYRNAGTPEVREILTRALTLEPAARIGSLRGAAIQPGAAAVPSLLVAQAQDAIVPSALVEITAAGIEADALALPGSHWPMLEPNPDAWISPIHRWLVRKIGPSLLLLRGDEDLVDE
- a CDS encoding phosphoadenylyl-sulfate reductase, producing the protein MAESGNGGAAGLDLARRNEIFETSPPAEILRWITDTFAPDAVLTMSFQHEGVAIAHMLRDIAPETPILFIDTGYHFPETLAYRDELVSRFGLPIQNLSSTMPRPEFIAKYGDELHQRDPDLCCKINKVEPLQLALRGVRAWINGRRRDQAGTRAGMKIAERLQGDILKVNPLANWTSKDTYEYMTRHDIPTHPLFEQGYASIGCFPCTRPILAGEDERAGRWAGSGKTECGLHTFLEPVEDSDTDGESESAQPDKEPS
- a CDS encoding anhydro-N-acetylmuramic acid kinase, with protein sequence MRAIGLMSGTSLDGMDAALVRVRRRVGAGPGGYRANLEAFRTLPYPAALRRIVSEIAHGAAVDARTLAEADRGVAELGARAAAAVARKADVPLGGVGVIGSHGQTVFHGPAIDAGPTTMQIGSPARIANLTGATTVGDFRTADLAAGGCGAPLMPIVHRMLAADAKKRRAVQNIGGIGNVTWLGRGGRKMTAFDTGPGVMLIDRMTGRVSRGQQRFDRGGRFARRGRIDRELVAELLREPYFRRRPPKATGREAFGEGFAREFEERARTRGARGADLVATATAFTAASIADQYRRFLLPRLGLDEVLLAGGGARNPALVAMLQDELGEIPVRPIESIGVDGDALEAIGFAILAVAALDGAKFDLSGVTGSRRAVRLGVIARP